The Candidatus Cloacimonadota bacterium genomic sequence GTGTTAAAGCAGCCGAAAACAGAGTTCCCATCATCGCTGACGGTGGAATCAAATATTCCGGTGATATTGCCAAGGCTATTGCAGCCGGTGCAAATTCTGTGATGATCGGCTCGTTATTTGCCGGAACAGATGAAAGCCCCGGTGAAGATATTATCTACGAAGGCAGGAGATTCAAATCTTATCGTGGAATGGGTTCAATCTCTGCTATGAAAGCCGGTAGTAAAGACAGATATTTTCAGGATGGGATGGAAAATGAATTTCAATTAAATTCCTTTGATTTGGAAAAAGAGGGTGATAAACTGGTTGCCGAAGGAATTGAAGGGCGGGTGGAATACAAAGGACCTATCGCAAAATATCTTTATCAACTTATTGGTGGCTTGAAAGCAGGAATGGGTTATTGCGGCGCACCGGATATTGAAACAATGCGTGAGTTTGCAAAATTCACCCAGATCACAAATGCATCCCTTATCGAAAGCCATCCCCACGATGTAATCATTACAAAAGAAGCACCCAATTATCAAAGATAAAATGATCTTTGCGAAAGTTATAAAAATTTTGAAAAATCTTTTTCCTTTCAATATTTTCATTTTCGCAAAGATGATAAATTGAAAATCACTGCGTTCTATCCGCTCTCTAAGTCGGAAAAAGATCTAATAATCAAAAACAATAAAAGGATGTTCAACTTATGAAATTACGTATCCTAAAAATTAATTTTCAATCTCCCCAACTTAAAGACATGACTATCGAGTCATTCTTGGATTATATGGAGATGAATTTTCCGGATTATAATTATATCAGCGAAAATTTTAGAAATGAAGAATTTAATAAACTCTATCCGAAAATCCAATTTAAAATTATTGATAACCAACCAACAATCATCGCAGCTAAAAAAGGGATCAAAGTGCTAAGAAAAGTATTTCCCGTTATTGATAAACTAAAACATATCGGAGATATAGAAGAGGAATCCGAAAATAAATTTTATATGTATGAAGAAGATATTGGTATATCTGAGGAAATGATCAATTACAAATTTGCTTCTCCCTGGTTCCCATTTTATAGAATAAATTATGAAGATTATCTCCACTTCCAAAACGATATTCCTGATGAGAAATTCAGAAATCTTGGAATCCGTGATCTTATGAGAAACATGCTGATCGGATGTTTGTATCGGATGTCAAAATCTATGGGTTATTCGATAAATCAAAAATTTCATGTTGAATCGGATTTTATTTTACCTCCTCCGGAA encodes the following:
- a CDS encoding CRISPR-associated endonuclease Cas6 — encoded protein: MKLRILKINFQSPQLKDMTIESFLDYMEMNFPDYNYISENFRNEEFNKLYPKIQFKIIDNQPTIIAAKKGIKVLRKVFPVIDKLKHIGDIEEESENKFYMYEEDIGISEEMINYKFASPWFPFYRINYEDYLHFQNDIPDEKFRNLGIRDLMRNMLIGCLYRMSKSMGYSINQKFHVESDFILPPPEKKDPATVSITGNFSMDFHIPSLLGLGNYVFRNKGVVVKNNDG